In the genome of Enterococcus sp. DIV2402, the window GCTGTTTTATCACTACCATCTAAATAATTTCGCAGATGCATATCAGAGAACCCGTATTTTGCAGCATCCTCGCGCGTGTTACTGTAATATACTTTTTTGATATTGGCCCACATCATGACGCCTACACACATTGGACAAGGTTCACAGGTCGCATAAACTTCACAATCTGATAAATCCATCGTATTTAATTTTTTACATGCTTCTCGCACGGCGACCATTTCGGCATGCGCAGATGGATCGGTATCGCGCATCATCGTATTGCCAACCGCTACTACAATTTCTCCATTGCGAACAATCGTTGCCCCAAACGGTCCTCCGTCGCCACGCTTCATTCCTTCAAGTGTCGCTTTGGTTGCTAATTGAAAGTATTTATT includes:
- a CDS encoding nucleoside deaminase; amino-acid sequence: MNKYFQLATKATLEGMKRGDGGPFGATIVRNGEIVVAVGNTMMRDTDPSAHAEMVAVREACKKLNTMDLSDCEVYATCEPCPMCVGVMMWANIKKVYYSNTREDAAKYGFSDMHLRNYLDGSDKTAFEMEEIGHREDCDHLWQAFQELNP